The following proteins are encoded in a genomic region of Magallana gigas chromosome 1, xbMagGiga1.1, whole genome shotgun sequence:
- the LOC136273166 gene encoding E3 ubiquitin-protein ligase TRIM71-like: protein MDPWRSAQDVLRCHHCGGSTGSPLFCDICNTHLCKTCVGEHLSDFSKKHGLVSFGRRGSTYTCLKHSSNICDLFCEQCDHPICKFCISFKEHHGHFVEDILKSLESKRHVLKMELQALVKTVQPIYQKIATNIQVQKVELKKNNKIQITAIRKHGKDLHREIDNNIKKLEADLDEMDTELMTVLTKKEDEIAHISSEISKNIADLKNLIASNDVSVVSAHISRNAEFRKLIPKLKMSLPRFTSQRINMETIQLGSLSVVSNETTEHNFVTDSPGNDSSSSERPTIVVPFVIKEINTTSGESGGLRSVSCLNDDNIWTCGQDNILQLYSLQGKLVKSIKTKSGNRPEDIEVTRNGDLFYTDENDRTVNAVNNSHIETLIKTHEWTPCNVCNTFTGDFLILLYNDHSKQTKVVRYSGSSEKQNIQFNDNGQALYSSHGSKCISENRNLDICVSDWGSNTVVVVNRAGNLRFVYTGPPSKTKESFTPRGITTDSQSQILIADYYNHRIHIIDQDGFFLRFIEKWELQYPCGLCVDTKDNLFVAEYRTGKVKKIQYDV, encoded by the coding sequence ATGGATCCGTGGCGTAGTGCCCAGGATGTTTTACGGTGTCATCACTGTGGTGGGAGCACTGGATCCCCATTGTTCTGTGACATTTGTAACACACATCTATGTAAAACATGTGTAGGGGAACATCTCTcagatttttctaaaaaacatGGATTGGTGTCATTTGGAAGGAGGGGCTCtacttatacatgtttaaaacattCCTCAAATATATGTGACCTTTTCTGTGAACAGTGCGACCATCCTATTTGTAAATTCTGCATATCCTTTAAGGAACACCACGGTCATTTTGTAGAAGACATTTTGAAGAGTTTAGAAAGCAAAAGGCATGTATTAAAGATGGAGTTACAAGCATTAGTGAAAACAGTCCAGCCTATATATCAAAAGATTGCAACTAACATCCAAGTTCAGAAGGTGGAGTTGAAgaaaaacaacaagatacaaatAACAGCTATTAGGAAACATGGAAAAGATTTACACAGGGAAATAGATAACAATATTAAGAAACTTGAAGCCGATCTTGATGAAATGGATACAGAACTCATGACTGTTCTCACTAAAAAGGAAGATGAAATAGCACACATCAGTTCTGAAATCTCAAAGAATATTGCTGATTTGAAGAATTTAATTGCCTCGAATGATGTAAGTGTTGTCTCTGCACATATATCCAGAAATGCGGAATTCAGAAAATTAATCCCAAAACTGAAAATGTCCTTACCCCGATTTACTTCTCAGAGGATCAACATGGAAACGATACAGCTTGGCTCTCTTTCTGTGGTATCTAATGAAACAACAGAACATAACTTCGTGACAGATTCTCCAGGTAATgattcttcttcttcagaaagACCAACTATTGTTGTGCCATTTGtcatcaaagaaataaatactACATCTGGAGAATCTGGTGGATTACGCAGTGTTTCCTGTCTAAATGACGATAATATATGGACTTGCGGACAGGACAATATTTTGCAACTTTACAGCCTTCAGGGAAAACTAGTGAAGTCAATCAAAACCAAGTCGGGGAACAGGCCAGAGGACATAGAAGTGACAAGAAATGGGGATCTATTCTATACTGATGAAAATGATCGAACTGTGAATGCAGTGAACAATTCACACATTGAGACTTTAATCAAAACCCACGAGTGGACACCTTGTAATGTCTGTAACACATTCACTGGTGactttttgattttattgtacaatgatcatagcaaacaaacaaaagtggTGCGTTACTCAGGCTCctcagaaaaacaaaacattcaattcaaCGACAATGGACAAGCTCTCTATTCATCACATGGTAGTAAGTGCATCAGTGAAAACAGAAATCTAGATATATGTGTATCTGACTGGGGATCTAATACAGTAGTGGTAGTCAATCGTGCAGGAAACCTTCGGTTTgtctacactggtcctccctctaaAACCAAAGAATCCTTTACTCCACGCGGAATCACCACAGACAGCCAGAGTCAAATACTGATAGCTGACTATTATAACCACCGCATCCACATCATAGATCAGGACGGATTTTTTCTTCGCTTTATTGAAAAATGGGAATTACAGTATCCATGTGGCCTCTGTGTTGACACTAAAGACAACCTATTTGTAGCTGAGTATCGTACAGGCAAAGTAAAGAAAATCCAATATGATGTTTGA
- the LOC117687551 gene encoding uncharacterized protein: MEPDMIVEMVGRTLEKGVRMEGLVGDDDTTAITRINKELDPNIQKQSDKNHVKKNIANSLYNLQKTHKSLSTKIIRYIQKCFNYMVSQNQGSPSGIEKGLTALSFHPFDNHKECDKLWCHHKRDPTRKFTSLPYGRPLENKALQQDLEGIFNKLKKHSQKLANLGSTQPNESFNKTVASKAPKNRLFSRTITYRVAASVAQKNIGQGYLVQVNKKIGISPGTYTRRLAALKDRINRRKKAMSISKEAKRKRLHLKAERKQMTAAREIREGPTYCSEIALQTPTGIGEIPPPLSKPSFQPIENLGIYQHVYFDLETTGLARSSHITQIAAVCGSDRFSQYILPKIPITDKATEVTGLRVIDGKMFHDDKEVDAVHLVAAVDALLNFFTKFQSKVVLVGHNIKSFDCHIFLNSLQNCGKTQEIGNCVAGFVDTKQLFKVFDSNVGSFSLENLYKRYVCEPYKAHDALEDVLALQKLVTSVGVDLSDPKYLSSSFTFSNAVDSHSYSLEVRKNLPSLEHLISEKIVSRHIANRIAGSGLCFSFLQLVYNRDSKDGIYNLFSENVKKAPRVTKSLKICSSLNKYFSSSCES, from the exons ATGGAGCCTGATATGATAGTGGAGATGGTAGGAAGGACACTGGAGAAAGGAGTAAGGATGGAAGGACTGGTTGGGGATGACGACACAACTGCTATCACGCGAATCAACAAAGAATTAGATCCAAATATCCAGAAACAGTCCGACAAGAACCATGTAAAAAAGAACATTGCAAATTCCCTATACAATCTTCAAAAAACGCATAAAAGCCTCTCCACTAAAATCATAAGATACATTCAGAAGTGCTTCAACTATATGGTTTCTCAGAACCAGGGTAGCCCAAGTGGAATTGAAAAAGGCCTGACTGCTTTGTCCTTTCATCCCTTTGATAATCACAAAGAATGTGATAAACTTTGGTGTCACCATAAAAGAGACCCAACCAGAAAGTTTACATCCCTCCCTTATGGTCGACCATTGGAAAATAAAGCTCTGCAGCAAGACCTGGAAGGCATTTTTAACAAGTTAAAGAAGCATTCACAGAAATTAGCCAATCTTGGAAGCACGCAACCAAACGaaagttttaataaaactgtGGCATCCAAAGCTCCAAAAAATCGCCTCTTCAGCAGAACAATAACATACAGAGTAGCAGCAAGTGTAgcacaaaaaaatattggtcAAGGCTATCTGGTGCAG GTCAACAAGAAGATTGGCATTTCCCCGGGCACCTATACAAGGAGGCTAGCTGCTCTCAAAGACAGAATAAATAGACGGAAAAAAGCCATGTCGATATCCAAagaagcaaaaagaaaaagactgCACCTGAAAGCAGAGAG aAAACAAATGACAGCAGCAAGGGAGATTAGAGAGGGTCCTACCTATTGCTCAGAAATTGCCTTGCAGACCCCAACTGGTATTGGTGAAATACCACCACCTTTGAGTAAACCGTCCTTTCAGCCGATTGAAAATTTAGGCATTTACCAGCACGTCTACTTTGACCTTGAAACAACAGGGCTAG CCAGAAGCTCACACATCACACAAATTGCTGCTGTGTGTGGATCAGACAGATTTTCCCAGTACATTTTACCAAAGATCCCAATCACAGACAAAGCTACTGAAGTCACTGGATTAAGAGTTATTGATGGGAAAATGTTTCATGACGATAAAGAAGTGGATGCTGTACACTTGGTGGCTGCTGTTGATGCACTTTTGAATTTCTTCACAAAATTCCAGTCAAAAGTTGTTTTAGTTGGACATAATATCAAGTCTTTTGACTGCCATATTTTTCTGAACTCTCTGCAAAATTGTGGTAAAACACAGGAAATTGGTAACTGTGTTGCAGGGTTTGTTGACACAAAACAGTTGTTCAAAGTTTTTGATTCAAATGTTGGATCATTTTCCTTAGAAAATTTGTACAAACGCTATGTGTGCGAACCTTACAAGGCTCATGATGCACTAGAAGATGTTTTAGCGTTACAAAAACTAGTGACCTCTGTAGGTGTGGATTTGAGTGATCCAAAGTATTTGTCTTCTTCATTCACATTTTCAAATGCAGTTGATAGCCACTCTTATAGTTTAGAGGTACGCAAGAACTTGCCCTCCTTAGAacatttgatatcagaaaaGATAGTAAGTAGACACATTGCTAATAGGATTGCAGGGAGTGGactttgttttagttttttacaACTTGTTTATAACAGAGATAGCAAAGATGGAATATAcaatctcttttctgaaaatgtgaaaaaagctCCACGTGTTACAAAGTCTTTAAAGATATGTTCatctttaaacaaatatttttcatcaagtTGTGAAAGTTAA
- the LOC105345590 gene encoding E3 ubiquitin-protein ligase TRIM71, translating to MDHELCAQDALRCKLCGVTGVLLYCDLCQEHMCKLCVGEHISDESKDHKVVPFKKRGCTLKCQKHCFKICDLYCEQCDIPICTRCVSAKEHKTHDVVDILNRLESKKHELEKDLDELEKFIYPTYQKISSTLAAQKADLKEHSQKLTITIDRHGEDLHRDIDLKIQFMKSDLEEMNLKYLGVLTKQEDEIQRTISEITQKIADLKKLMSTNDVSLFSAYKSRNEEFGRFPPKLSATLPRFTPQKINKEEIYSLMGSLSALTIAEEEYDYMANSPGSEFFSANKPLIDEPRIITDIKTEYGGSNGLRSVSCLNDENIWTCGCDKIMRLLNLKGEIVKSTQTKSGNDPKDIAVTSARDLVYIDYHDKTVNIMKDAQIQEHIRLAGWSPLSVCSSPFGDILVIMRSDDKTQARSVRYSGSTERQIVQFNDNGEPLYSSGYIKYIKENKNLDICVSDQEAGAVVVVNAIGKLRFTYTGPISSNKKSFTPVGVSTDSQSRILIGDGDNHCIHILDQDGQFLCSIDNCHLHAIWGLCVGPKGTVFVAEFRSGKIKEIQYCE from the coding sequence ATGGATCATGAACTCTGCGCACAGGACGCTTTACGATGCAAACTATGTGGTGTTACCGGTGTCCTCTTGTACTGTGATCTTTGTCAGGAACATATGTGCAAATTATGCGTGGGGGAACACATTTCCGACGAGTCCAAAGATCACAAAGTGGTGCCGTTCAAAAAGCGAGGATGTACTTTGAAGTGtcaaaaacattgttttaaaatatgtgacctatattgtgaacaatgtgacattcctatctGCACACGTTGTGTTTCAGCTAAAGAACACAAAACTCATGATGTAGTAGATATTTTGAACAGGTTAGAAAGCAAAAAACATGAGTTAGAGAAAGATCTGGATGAACTAGAGAAATTCATTTATCCGACGTATCAGAAGATTTCATCCACCCTCGCAGCTCAAAAAGCTGATCTTAAAGAACACTCCcaaaaattaacaataacaaTTGACAGACATGGCGAAGACTTGCACAGAGATATAGAcctcaaaatacaatttatgaaatcgGATCTTGaagaaatgaatttgaaatacTTAGGGGTTCTTActaaacaggaagatgaaatccAGCGCACTATTTCTGAAATTACACAAAAAATTGCTGATTTGAAGAAATTGATGAGCACAAATGATGTCAGCCTcttctctgcctacaaatcaaGGAATGAGGAATTCGGAAGATTTCCTCCTAAACTGTCGGCTACCTTACCACGCTTCACTCCTCAGAAAATTAACAAAGAAGAGATCTATTCACTGATGGGATCTCTATCAGCGTTAACTATCGCAGAAGAAGAATATGATTACATGGCTAATTCTCCAGGATCGGAATTCTTTTCAGCAAACAAACCGCTAATTGATGAACCAAGAATCATTACCGACATTAAGACCGAGTATGGAGGCTCAAATGGACTTCGTAGCGTGTCATGTCTGAATGATGAAAATATATGGACTTGTGGCTGTGACAAAATCATGAGACTCCTTAACCTCAAAGGAGAGATTGTGAAGTCCACCCAAACTAAGTCCGGGAATGATCCAAAGGACATAGCAGTGACCAGCGCCCGAGATCTTGTTTATATTGATTACCACGATAAAACGGTGAACATAATGAAGGATGCACAAATACAAGAGCATATCAGACTAGCAGGATGGTCGCCTCTCTCTGTCTGCAGTAGCCCCTTTGGTGACATACTGGTTATTATGCGTAGTGACGATAAAACACAAGCGAGAAGTGTTCGTTACTCTGGGTCTACAGAAAGACAGATAGTCCAATTCAATGACAATGGGGAGCCTCTATACTCATCTGGTTACATCAAGTAtatcaaagaaaacaagaatCTAGACATCTGTGTGTCTGACCAAGAAGCTGgcgcagtagtggtggtcaatgccatcgggaaactccggtttacatACACTGGTCCTATCTCTAGCAACAAGAAATCATTTACTCCAGTTGGTGTTTCTACAGACAGCCAGAGTCGGATCCTGATAGGGGACGGTGACAACCACTGTATTCACATTCTTGATCAGGACGGACAATTTCTTTGTtccattgacaactgtcatttgcACGCTATCTGGGGGTTGTGTGTGGGACCTAAGGGCACCGTCTTTGTAGCCGAGTTTCGCTCTGGTAAAATCAAAGAAATCCAGTATTGTGAATAA